DNA sequence from the Cytophagia bacterium CHB2 genome:
CATTTTACCACTCATGAGTCACTTTTGAGGGATTTACGCTCGGGCGCGCGCGGCTGGCGGGTCTCGCGTTCGAGATCGATATTCAATTCCTGTTTGACTTCATCGGCGGCGCGCTTGAATTCGCTGAGGCCCCGGCTGATGCCGCGCGCCAACTCCGGAATTTTTTTCGGGCCGAACACGAGCAGCACA
Encoded proteins:
- the tatA gene encoding twin-arginine translocase TatA/TatE family subunit translates to MFGQIGMSELLVILVVVLLVFGPKKIPELARGISRGLSEFKRAADEVKQELNIDLERETRQPRAPERKSLKSDS